A genomic segment from Phragmites australis chromosome 6, lpPhrAust1.1, whole genome shotgun sequence encodes:
- the LOC133921514 gene encoding uncharacterized protein LOC133921514 has product MDVLPRELCLKIFHLLDHRSLASAPQVCRKWRTLTSDDELWSKLFRERWGMDAAAFFAPEGCKSWKDVFIVQDRCDRYGLGVRIVREGSDYYLINQGEIQRYLGSRQDTSGDGKNAPRQNAEDEQRQVSNRILFFLGDLEAACADAKRVKA; this is encoded by the exons ATGGATGTGCTACCTCGGGAGCTGTGCCTCAAGATCTTCCACCTCCTGGATCACCGGTCCCTCGCCTCCGCTCCCCAAG TTTGCAGGAAGTGGAGGACGTTGACCTCCGACGATGAACTGTGGAGCAAGCTGTTCAGGGAGAGATGGGGAATGGACGCCGCAGCGTTCTTCGCGCCAGAGGGTTGCAAGTCCTGGAAGGACGTCTTCATCGTGCAGGACCGATGCGACCGATACGGACT GGGCGTCAGGATTGTCAGGGAAGGAAGCGACTACTATCTGATCAACCAAGGCGAGATCCAGAGGTACTTGGGTTCGCGACAGGACACGAGCGGTGATGGCAAGAACGCGCCGCGGCAGAACGCTGAAGACGAGCAGAGGCAGGTATCCAACCGGATCCTGTTCTTCCTGGGGGATCTGGAGGCAGCCTGTGCAGATGCCAAACGTGTCAAGGCGTGA